Genomic window (Cardiocondyla obscurior isolate alpha-2009 linkage group LG21, Cobs3.1, whole genome shotgun sequence):
ATCTATAAGGCTAGGGATCATAAATCCAAGTTTAGAGCAAGTTAAAGAGTTCCTAAATACGCATCAACCAAAGTTCACTACTGGTATCAAGTAAGATACTCAAGATATttgtgaattaataaataaatttactttaatatattttaaaaaggtaaACTGTGTTTTAGAGAGTTAGTGTCCACATTGCAAGCTCGTGGGAAACAAGTATTTCTTGTATCTGGAGGTTTTCGTTGTCTCATCACACCGATCGCTAAGCAGCTTAATATTCCAcctgaaaatatttatgccaacagattaaagttttatttcacaggtaaatatatttaaaagatattgtTATAGCTTTTTATATGGAATTACATGTTTGTAACTTCGTGAAAATATCGTAGGAGAGTATGCCGGATTCGACGAAACTCAACCAACCTCTAAGAGTGGTGGCAAAGGTGAAGTAATAAGACGTCTTAAAGAAAAGGGCTTTAAAACTGTGGTACATATTGGCGATGGTTCAACAGATTTAGAAGCCTCACCACCAGCAGATGCATTTATAGGTATATATATTGGAGACATAATTTCTAGTGTTATAACATttcacatattaaaataattaaattgcaaatcaaactgtttattacttttctatttttttatttttttattacaggaTTCGGTGGAAACGTAATTAgggaaaatgtaaaatcacGCGCGCAGTGGTTCGTCACAAATTTCGATGatctcataaaatatttatagctATATAATGTTGTTATAAAgacaaagttttaattttttagtcgaaatattttatatatgaatatatgttagtcaaaatatatataaaaaaaaaaaatattaaatctgtcTTAAGAAAGAGAATAGTTACAAGGTGCAGATtgatctaaaaattaaatttcagataTTAATATCAGCATTGTCTTGAAAATCGTGAGCAATtcataaataactttttattctaCACAGTACATGAAATATACTATTACCTTTTTGCAACAGTTCTTGAAATCATGTGTCATCTAggtatataacatttttttaatcaataattattacaatataataactttgttacaattctataattatttataacccTATACATAATTACATTGCaaaatatgtgtataaaattgcttttttgCTGCCGTTATCGGTAAATCGAACAAACAATAAACCCGACGAAAACTATGATAAAACgtgacaaaataaataaaatatttatacgttcAAAATATCGATTGCCACAAACCTGAACTATTTTTAGCCACCATGATATAATTGACAACAAATTATGTATTAGTCCTTAATGCTTTCTCAAGTTTTCTCTGTGAAATCCACTCTTGTATCTTTTGTTGTAGTTCAATATTCGATTTTACCATATCCATAGTAAGTGGAGATCGATTAAAAGGATCAGTTTGATCGCTTAGCAAatgtctaaaaaatatttgtgaaattttttaatacaattcttgtattaaatgtaactcgtatattataatatacctTGCTATAGTTTGACGATCAATAGTTATTTTCGACGACGGCAAAATAACTGGATCCGTCATAATAGTTGACATAATTGGATCTAAAAACTCATCGGGAACGCCTGTCAaaatttcttcttcctctcgttTCAGAGTGGCAGCTTCTTCCACGCTTTTTGCAAATTGATCCAAATCACCCAAGATTCCCACGCCACCAATACGAACTGTGATACacaaaatgtttattttcTTCCGACATAAACTAtcataaaaaacaatattaacaaattccTTACCGAGCACATTGTCCGcaagtttaaataaatctgGACTATATGATCGTCCGTCTTGAGACACGGCAAGTGTAAAACTttcatttttacttaaattaatgtagattTCGCATATATTTAACACCAAATTCGCAGGATTGAATGCATATTCTTTTTGATCGTTCAcctgaaattatataaaaatataaatttacagagtattgttttttcatttatttaacgtatgtattatttctagattttaaaattaccttaaaattttttttattcggtcCTACTagttgtaataataaataattgagcATGGAAGCAATACGATCCACCATAGTTGGATGGCAGAAAATCGACTTTATTTCAGtagttaacatttttatcgtttttatagTTTTTCTACCTAGAATATTATCAAAACGAGCAATCATACCAATATGCTGAAGATACGCAGCTTGTTGCTCGCGTTCATTTGGTGGCAATTTATTCCATTCTCCACTTtccctataaaaaaaaaaaaaaaaaattaatgcaagtttattataaagtgttacagaagtattttatttaatatgacacacacacacacacaaatagaaagtaataattttatactctaacgtatttttaaaaatacctAGCTTGAAGCATTTGCCTTAATTGTGCCATATTTGATAAGGCTTCGTCTAAAAGAAATACAGCATcattcattaataaattaatgaaacgcaGAAACAAAGGTGGTTGAACCGCTTCCATGTTGCTCTCCGCTTCTTGAGCTAAAGTACTGCGAATTATATCAGATACTTTAATACTATCAAATTAAACATAGAATATATTACGCAAAAGTGattacgtatataattatgCTTACATAAAGTTATTACGATGGTCGGTAAGTTTCCACAAATAATCCATAACAACGTACATTGGACGACGATAGTTGAATTTTTGCTCGAATTGTACACTTTGCCCAGTCATTTCGATACTTACAAACACTTGCAGCAAGTTAACAATTATCTGCTCGTAAATAAAACGGCATATCAGAAACGATTTATTATACGTCTTTTTGATAATAGACGTTAAGTAGAATTTTACTCACATGCTGTCTATGTGGGTGAGTGAGGAACAGTTGTTCTCTATGGAATGTTCCTAAATTTGGTGTTGGTGGAACAACGCTCTCGTCTACAGTCGGCAAAAGTGCTTCCAGACTCTCGGTTAAACGCGCGCGTAAGTGAGGATTGTAGAGACGATGCCGAGACTCCATCAAAACTATAATCTGAAGAAAATCGCATATAACTTAATGATCGCGATAAGAGTACAGTTTGTTCTATCTTGACTTACCTCCGTCAAAATCGGATTCAAAAAATCGATACCCTGTTCCTCGAATGTGTTTGGACTTAAACGACGTAAGAAGCACAAGAATCCAATGGTATTCTCCACTACGAACTCCGGAATGCatctatatattaattttttaattaatttgatttatattttatttctattgcaGTTTTAAATATACTAGACGTTTACTCTCGTTTGGCACGAACTCACGAAGCGAGAGAATACGCGTTGCAGAAAAAAAGGTAACGATAAAAgcgattttattcttaatacaaattattttagataagaTTTAACATACCTTAACGTAATTGGAACAGTTTCTGATAACGGGAATGTAACAGGTATATATTGTTTTGGAGCATAATCTTGTTTGTCTTCTTCTTCGGttacattatataaatttacttgTATCAACCAAAATGCTGTCATCGCGTGAAATTTGGACAAGTGTTTTAACATTTCCGGCACCAACAAGCTCGCTTTAAGAGATAgatacctaaaaaaaaaaaaaaaaagtactttagaatgaaattaaaacggcaattatttttttcagtagtaattaatttcccgTAAATGTATGTGTGAGTGGAATAAGTAAAGTGTATTATATACTTCATCATTTCGGCTTCCATTCGTTGTGTAATGAGCTCTAGAACCTCTGAACTGCCACCAGTTTGAGCATCGTTGTAAGCTCTTTGTATCCTAGCCAAATCTTGATTCGttctgttaaattaaaaaataatgacgctcaagtattaaaataaattgttccaaaaattatagaattaattgttattagcttactttaaaaatttatctaaaacaACTCTATAACCAAGATCTAACGCACgatgtgttaaaaaaaagcattccGTTATAAATCCAAATGAATCCGACACTGGTCGACTTTCGCCTTCTGGGGTCGGTACTAAACATGTCTCTGAGCTTAATCCTTTCATATGCAAACCACGTCGTAGACTTTCAGGATCATCTTCTGCCTAAAAATATACACGCGTAAAAAAACAGTCAATTACTCATATAAAACTATCAATAAATATCGTAtatcagattttttaattcttaaaaaattctaccTCCACTGTGCAGTATGTGGGATCAATTTTCGGTACTTTGGTATCGTTCAGTTTAGCGCAAAAAGGTTGACaaaaacgtaataatacaTTGCCAACGTTCAGCATAAAACCATCCGACACGCATAGTACACCTAATAATCCCATTTCCATATGAGAGTTCCAAAGTTTTCCTCTATTTGCATTTGTATGAAGACAGTTACCCAACCATTGTAAAGTCAAATGACGAACTTCTACTGAACATTTCAACAAGGAGTGAAAAACCTTGTATAAAGCTTCACTTAAGCTATCCAGGGCTATCCATATGGTGCTTTCCATGACTGTATTTgactataaaattttatataataatttataaaatcatgtgtgacttaaaaaaaaattttgctaataaaaaaacgttgaCATACTTGCTGTAGAGGTTTATCAAAAAGATCATACGGATCTTTGGCTGTTTTTGGTAAACAGCTTATGCTAAAAAGTGCTCCCAACAAAGTATCTGAATATGCACAGCCTTGATTATTCTTTGGTGTGCTGTGGTGAACTATTAATTTTGCCAATGGTTCAATagtgcaaaatatatttaatagagCAAACCACTGTTGGCGAAAAGTGAATAGATTGCTTTGAGTCACTTCCTTGTGAACAATATCAAGAATTGGAGAGAATGACttctcaattatattttctacattGCTTTCCTGATTTGCCTCTTCTACTATGCCACTAACAAATGATGATAATTCCGATTTTGATGTAGCATTATCCATAAATAAAGCAACAAACTGGCTGTAAACCtgtaaaatgcataaaaattaattaattattttgctttgtattgtaaataacatttttttaatttattttatcacaaaaTCAGTGTATTAAAATCTGTTACCTCttgatattgaaataaatctgGCTCCTGTAAGGCTGTGTTGGCGTTTCGCAGTACAATCTGGCATGCGTTTCTCACAGTATCCTCCAAACCACCGTTTATCTGATACTGTTTCAAACGACAGTAGCACTCGTAAAGATAGGTTATTACTTGCGTCTCCACGATATGGCTGTTGATTGCGTCTTGCAACTTGGGCTTCGGCTCCTGCAGCAACAGACGCTCGAAAACGGCGTGTTCCATCGAATCAGCCTCGACGTACACCAAGGAGTCGTCGTCACGGTGCAACGTCAAACCGAACACGTGTGCCATGAGTTGATCAATCTTGCTGTCGAGGTCCGTCGACACCGTCGTGTTCTCGGGCACATCTTTAATCGCGCCCGGCGACTCGATTTCCGCGTAATTTGCGTTATCGGCGCTGTGCTGCGAGGAGAATGAGACAGCATCATTGTCCGTGGAGAACAGTCCGGCGAACGGGTTGCCCCTTATGTTGTTACACATGATTGCAGTCCTTTTTTATCACTGCGAGATCTCCGCCACGTACATGATTAAATTGCGAGCGTACCGACGTTCCGCGTCATCGTGTCATTCGGTTTCGAGGTACGAACAAGTCTTCTCACGATGACAGAAAACTCGGGAACGAGGAAGTACCGTTCCTTTCCTTTCCTCGAACACGAGAGATATTCGAAGAATGCGGAGCAAGAGCAACGACAGCGCACCATAAAATTATGTGGCAAATCGCTCAAACTTGTAGAAGTGCCGTAGAAttgtcgataaaaaataaaactgtactACCCACTATACTCTTGGTTCAGAAAAAATAGTAGGTTAAGATTCGGCAGGTCGGAGCAGGTCGGAATTAGTTTAAACCAAGTTGTTTTcttcaaaaaagaaatagcaaTTATGTTTTAGCTGTGAAATAATACGATTCTGTGCGGGGAAAATGTTGTTCCTGAAACGTGGATTCAATGCGAGCTTCGCGCAAGGTTTGCCGAAAGCGTCGAGACCCCTTGCAGCTTATTCCTCGGAGTCGCAGGAAACAACAagtttgtataaattttttatcttttaaagcttttcttttttttttttaaaagtaataaatcaattttaattgaattttatttaacgcaacAAATgacgatatattatttttattatcagagTTTCGAGTGCTGGAACTTTATTCAAAGTATAAAAAGCCCATGCAAGAGAAACGAAAGatgcaaaaaattaaagtaccACCTGCGAGAGCAACACAGATGCCCATCGACCAAGACTGGCCTTCGGCCTGGCCTGGTGCCCGAACTTTTCATCCAGGTTCCGTACCTCTTCCTTTACGCCAAGGATATGTAACGAAAGGCGTACCACCGGGCAAGTACGCCAATGCCGAGCTCATGAAAATACCAAACTTTCTACATCTCACACCGCCGGCGATACAGCGGCATTGCGAAGCGCTGAAGCAATTCTGTACCGAGTGGCCAGTCGGTTTGGAAACCGAGGAGAAATGCGTGAAACACTTTCCCATTGAAATTATAACGTCCGATTACTGCTACTCGTCTCCTAGTATAAGAGATCCACTCTCTAGGATCGTGAGCTTGCGAGTTAAGCTGTCCTCTCTTCACTTAGATACTCACGCCAAGGATAAGCTGCTGCGATTACTGGGAGACAAATACAATCCAGAAACTGATTTAATAACGATTACTGCTGATAGGTGCCCTACTAGAAAGCAGAATTTAGAATA
Coding sequences:
- the Aay gene encoding phosphoserine phosphatase isoform X4; this encodes MNSVDGIKGIWRSADAVTFDVDSTVITEEAIDELANFCGKGKEITELTRQAMQGDMTFQQSLSIRLGIINPSLEQVKEFLNTHQPKFTTGIKELVSTLQARGKQVFLVSGGFRCLITPIAKQLNIPPENIYANRLKFYFTGEYAGFDETQPTSKSGGKGEVIRRLKEKGFKTVVHIGDGSTDLEASPPADAFIGFGGNVIRENVKSRAQWFVTNFDDLIKYL
- the Aay gene encoding phosphoserine phosphatase isoform X1, with the translated sequence MLGGPQQRQLRVITRARLTKRLRLHDKTTTYGYYFLLANSTVSPGLTAVGLQFLPVCDCRSCSADEMNSVDGIKGIWRSADAVTFDVDSTVITEEAIDELANFCGKGKEITELTRQAMQGDMTFQQSLSIRLGIINPSLEQVKEFLNTHQPKFTTGIKELVSTLQARGKQVFLVSGGFRCLITPIAKQLNIPPENIYANRLKFYFTGEYAGFDETQPTSKSGGKGEVIRRLKEKGFKTVVHIGDGSTDLEASPPADAFIGFGGNVIRENVKSRAQWFVTNFDDLIKYL
- the Aay gene encoding phosphoserine phosphatase isoform X2 produces the protein MIFFLSIYPLLLLCFDGFRAPRVSLKRETEVHAQTMNSVDGIKGIWRSADAVTFDVDSTVITEEAIDELANFCGKGKEITELTRQAMQGDMTFQQSLSIRLGIINPSLEQVKEFLNTHQPKFTTGIKELVSTLQARGKQVFLVSGGFRCLITPIAKQLNIPPENIYANRLKFYFTGEYAGFDETQPTSKSGGKGEVIRRLKEKGFKTVVHIGDGSTDLEASPPADAFIGFGGNVIRENVKSRAQWFVTNFDDLIKYL
- the Aay gene encoding phosphoserine phosphatase isoform X3 — translated: MKGTILSSRLFLPNCMQTVLKMNSVDGIKGIWRSADAVTFDVDSTVITEEAIDELANFCGKGKEITELTRQAMQGDMTFQQSLSIRLGIINPSLEQVKEFLNTHQPKFTTGIKELVSTLQARGKQVFLVSGGFRCLITPIAKQLNIPPENIYANRLKFYFTGEYAGFDETQPTSKSGGKGEVIRRLKEKGFKTVVHIGDGSTDLEASPPADAFIGFGGNVIRENVKSRAQWFVTNFDDLIKYL
- the Ube4a gene encoding ubiquitin conjugation factor E4 A, with the translated sequence MCNNIRGNPFAGLFSTDNDAVSFSSQHSADNANYAEIESPGAIKDVPENTTVSTDLDSKIDQLMAHVFGLTLHRDDDSLVYVEADSMEHAVFERLLLQEPKPKLQDAINSHIVETQVITYLYECYCRLKQYQINGGLEDTVRNACQIVLRNANTALQEPDLFQYQEVYSQFVALFMDNATSKSELSSFVSGIVEEANQESNVENIIEKSFSPILDIVHKEVTQSNLFTFRQQWFALLNIFCTIEPLAKLIVHHSTPKNNQGCAYSDTLLGALFSISCLPKTAKDPYDLFDKPLQQSNTVMESTIWIALDSLSEALYKVFHSLLKCSVEVRHLTLQWLGNCLHTNANRGKLWNSHMEMGLLGVLCVSDGFMLNVGNVLLRFCQPFCAKLNDTKVPKIDPTYCTVEAEDDPESLRRGLHMKGLSSETCLVPTPEGESRPVSDSFGFITECFFLTHRALDLGYRVVLDKFLKTNQDLARIQRAYNDAQTGGSSEVLELITQRMEAEMMKYLSLKASLLVPEMLKHLSKFHAMTAFWLIQVNLYNVTEEEDKQDYAPKQYIPVTFPLSETVPITLRCIPEFVVENTIGFLCFLRRLSPNTFEEQGIDFLNPILTEIIVLMESRHRLYNPHLRARLTESLEALLPTVDESVVPPTPNLGTFHREQLFLTHPHRQHIIVNLLQVFVSIEMTGQSVQFEQKFNYRRPMYVVMDYLWKLTDHRNNFITLAQEAESNMEAVQPPLFLRFINLLMNDAVFLLDEALSNMAQLRQMLQARESGEWNKLPPNEREQQAAYLQHIGMIARFDNILGRKTIKTIKMLTTEIKSIFCHPTMVDRIASMLNYLLLQLVGPNKKNFKVNDQKEYAFNPANLVLNICEIYINLSKNESFTLAVSQDGRSYSPDLFKLADNVLVRIGGVGILGDLDQFAKSVEEAATLKREEEEILTGVPDEFLDPIMSTIMTDPVILPSSKITIDRQTIARHLLSDQTDPFNRSPLTMDMVKSNIELQQKIQEWISQRKLEKALRTNT
- the Mrps35 gene encoding small ribosomal subunit protein mS35 is translated as MLFLKRGFNASFAQGLPKASRPLAAYSSESQETTKFRVLELYSKYKKPMQEKRKMQKIKVPPARATQMPIDQDWPSAWPGARTFHPGSVPLPLRQGYVTKGVPPGKYANAELMKIPNFLHLTPPAIQRHCEALKQFCTEWPVGLETEEKCVKHFPIEIITSDYCYSSPSIRDPLSRIVSLRVKLSSLHLDTHAKDKLLRLLGDKYNPETDLITITADRCPTRKQNLEYVWYLLTAVYHESWRVEPWEAEKSIADMEYYDWDINQSRISLVTMYKWPESPTDYDYETIPNATEYKVAVSDLINNGEDQYAINKYKEAVKNLLNLKCNKS